A region of Vibrio porteresiae DSM 19223 DNA encodes the following proteins:
- a CDS encoding sulfate/molybdate ABC transporter ATP-binding protein yields MSISINNLSKTFGQFQALTPLSLDIYDGEMIGLLGPSGSGKTTLLRIIAGLEHANSGTIKFGDRDVTNLHVRDRRVGFVFQNYALFRHMTIEDNVAFGLRVMDRKQRPSSQEIDKRVAELLDIVQLSHVAKRYPEQLSGGQKQRISLARALATQPEVLLLDEPFGALDAKVRKELRRWLRSLHDELNFTSVFVTHDQDEAMELSDRVVVMSNGRIEQVDTPARLYDQPNSRFVFDFLGGVNVYKGDWDNAEHWRNGSAFITPHDQAPFKHNGLLYVRSHELTLSDKENKQASLPGKVMSVTPIGAEIRVEVAPIGWESEEYWEVRLSHRHFDNHQIKRGDVVYMVPEAGYFFAENTHQNPQKLSWPFLERDAVMFEI; encoded by the coding sequence ATGAGTATTTCAATTAATAATCTTTCAAAAACATTCGGCCAGTTTCAGGCGCTAACACCGTTGTCGCTCGATATTTATGACGGTGAAATGATTGGCTTATTGGGGCCATCCGGTTCAGGTAAAACGACGTTATTACGTATTATCGCCGGTCTTGAGCATGCTAATTCTGGCACCATTAAATTTGGCGACCGTGATGTGACTAATCTGCACGTTCGCGATCGCCGCGTGGGTTTTGTCTTCCAAAACTACGCACTGTTTCGTCATATGACCATAGAAGACAACGTAGCATTTGGGCTGCGTGTGATGGATCGTAAGCAGCGCCCAAGCAGTCAAGAGATTGATAAGCGCGTGGCGGAATTGCTGGACATTGTGCAGCTAAGCCACGTGGCAAAGCGCTATCCAGAGCAGCTCTCCGGTGGTCAAAAGCAGCGTATTTCGCTGGCCCGTGCGTTAGCCACTCAGCCTGAAGTGCTGTTATTGGATGAGCCTTTTGGTGCTTTGGACGCCAAAGTGCGTAAAGAACTTCGCCGTTGGCTACGCAGTTTGCATGACGAACTGAACTTTACCAGCGTGTTTGTAACGCACGACCAAGATGAAGCGATGGAGCTATCGGACCGCGTGGTGGTGATGAGTAATGGTCGCATTGAGCAAGTCGATACCCCTGCCCGTTTGTATGACCAGCCTAACAGCCGTTTTGTGTTTGATTTTCTTGGTGGCGTAAACGTCTATAAAGGAGATTGGGACAATGCAGAGCATTGGCGCAATGGCTCGGCTTTTATTACGCCGCATGATCAAGCACCATTTAAACATAATGGTCTCTTGTACGTGCGCAGTCATGAACTGACCTTGTCTGATAAAGAGAACAAACAAGCTTCGTTACCCGGTAAAGTGATGTCGGTAACTCCGATTGGGGCGGAAATTCGAGTTGAAGTGGCTCCTATTGGTTGGGAATCAGAGGAGTATTGGGAAGTCAGACTTTCCCATCGCCATTTTGATAACCACCAAATCAAACGTGGTGATGTGGTCTATATGGTGCCTGAAGCGGGATATTTCTTTGCAGAAAATACCCATCAAAATCCGCAAAAGCTCTCTTGGCCATTCCTCGAACGCGATGCGGTTATGTTTGAAATCTAA
- the cysW gene encoding sulfate ABC transporter permease subunit CysW, producing MKTFSVQRVGDRPIVKWSLIALALVLSFVLLLLPLLSIFQHAFSSGLGAYLDNLSDPDTRKAIGLTLLVAVLTVPVNLVFGVLLAWAVTRFEFAGRKALITLIDIPFAVSPVVAGLLYLLLYGSSGWLGEWMFEHDIQIMFAWPGIVLVTVFVTCPFVARELIPLMQQQGRSDEEAAVILGASWWQLFRKVTLPNIKWALIYGVILTNARAVGEFGAVSVVSGHIRGETNTLPLHVQLLYEDYQSEAAFASASLLAFIALITLGLKTFVEWRQQRAKLVDNEN from the coding sequence ATGAAAACCTTTTCTGTGCAGCGTGTCGGCGATAGACCTATCGTCAAATGGAGTTTGATCGCGCTTGCTTTAGTGCTCTCATTTGTATTACTGCTTTTGCCATTGCTCAGCATTTTTCAGCACGCTTTTTCTAGTGGGCTCGGAGCCTATCTTGATAACTTATCTGATCCTGATACGCGTAAGGCCATTGGGTTAACGCTCTTGGTTGCCGTGCTAACTGTACCCGTTAACCTAGTGTTCGGGGTATTGCTTGCTTGGGCGGTAACTCGCTTTGAATTTGCGGGTCGTAAGGCGCTGATCACCTTAATTGATATTCCTTTCGCAGTTTCTCCCGTAGTGGCTGGTTTGCTCTATTTGCTACTTTACGGCAGTAGCGGTTGGCTAGGGGAGTGGATGTTTGAACACGATATCCAAATCATGTTTGCTTGGCCGGGCATTGTGTTAGTGACCGTATTTGTTACCTGTCCATTTGTCGCACGTGAATTGATTCCTCTGATGCAGCAACAAGGTCGCTCTGATGAAGAAGCTGCGGTGATTTTGGGTGCCTCATGGTGGCAGCTGTTTCGTAAAGTGACGTTACCCAATATTAAATGGGCATTGATTTATGGTGTGATTCTCACTAATGCTCGTGCTGTTGGTGAGTTCGGTGCAGTTTCTGTGGTCTCTGGTCATATTCGCGGTGAGACCAATACGTTGCCACTGCATGTCCAACTGCTCTATGAGGATTATCAGTCCGAAGCAGCCTTTGCCAGTGCATCACTGCTGGCCTTTATTGCCTTAATTACCTTAGGTTTAAAAACCTTTGTTGAATGGCGTCAACAGCGCGCCAAACTTGTCGATAACGAAAATTAA
- the cysT gene encoding sulfate/thiosulfate ABC transporter permease CysT — MSQSLSSVSRPKTMRVLPGFGLSLGISLLFVSLILLLPITGLIAQTSQMTWSEYWFVITDPRVVASYKVTVWGALIASVFNGFFGLLLAWVLVRYDFPGKRLLDSLVDLPFALPTAVAGITLATLYSANGPLGQMLESIGIKVAYTPLGIIVAMAFTSIPFVVRTVQPVLEELSIEEEEAGMTLGASDWQVFRRVIFPSLWPALLVGVALSFTRSLGEFGAVIFLAGNMPYVSEITSLMIFVKLQEFDFAGASAIASVVLMASLILLFSINLWQGRYLRRIHGR; from the coding sequence ATGAGTCAATCCCTTTCATCGGTTTCCCGCCCGAAAACTATGCGAGTGTTACCTGGCTTTGGTTTGAGCCTTGGGATTTCGCTACTATTTGTTAGCTTAATTTTACTGTTACCTATCACTGGCTTGATTGCCCAAACCAGTCAAATGACGTGGTCGGAATATTGGTTTGTGATTACCGATCCACGAGTCGTGGCCAGCTATAAAGTCACAGTATGGGGCGCACTGATCGCCTCGGTATTTAACGGGTTCTTCGGTTTGTTGCTGGCATGGGTGCTGGTGCGCTACGATTTCCCGGGTAAGCGTTTGTTGGACTCTCTCGTTGACTTACCTTTCGCTTTGCCAACGGCGGTGGCGGGGATTACGCTTGCGACCCTCTATTCCGCTAATGGCCCTTTAGGGCAGATGCTGGAAAGTATTGGCATTAAAGTCGCTTATACTCCGCTCGGCATTATTGTGGCCATGGCATTTACCAGTATTCCTTTTGTCGTTCGAACGGTTCAGCCAGTTCTTGAAGAATTGTCTATTGAGGAAGAAGAGGCGGGGATGACTCTCGGTGCTTCCGATTGGCAGGTATTTCGCCGTGTGATTTTCCCATCTTTGTGGCCTGCTTTGCTAGTGGGTGTTGCGCTGTCATTCACGCGTAGCCTTGGGGAATTTGGCGCGGTCATTTTCCTAGCGGGCAACATGCCTTATGTGAGTGAAATTACCTCATTGATGATTTTCGTTAAACTTCAAGAATTTGATTTTGCAGGCGCGAGTGCGATTGCTTCAGTTGTTCTAATGGCATCTTTGATTTTGCTGTTTTCTATTAACCTGTGGCAGGGTCGTTACCTGCGTCGTATCCACGGACGTTAG
- the cysP gene encoding thiosulfate ABC transporter substrate-binding protein CysP: MKSHFAKSLLSAVLLAGSITPAFAADQTLLNSSYDIARELFASYNPVFQKHWQEKTGKTVEIKQSHAGSSAQARSILQGLPADVVTFNQVTDVQVLADRGHLIPANWKELLPNSSSPYYSTTAFLVRKGNPKHIQDWGDLARDDVSSVFPNPKTSGNGRYTYLAALGYAQKTFGKENIAKQDTYLKTFLKHVAVFDTGGRGATTSFVERGIGDVLITFESEVNNIRNQYGVDQYEVVVPKTSILAEFPVAVVERNAKRNGTLDVAKEYLSYLYSEDAQRLLAGFNYRVHNDKVVSEFADHFPKVELMTVEQIVGSWDNAMKTEFANGGRLDQLQRR; this comes from the coding sequence ATGAAAAGCCATTTTGCCAAATCTCTTTTAAGTGCAGTGTTACTTGCAGGAAGCATCACACCTGCCTTTGCTGCGGACCAAACGTTGCTTAACTCGTCTTACGATATTGCTCGTGAGCTATTTGCCAGTTATAACCCAGTGTTCCAAAAACATTGGCAAGAAAAGACCGGTAAAACAGTAGAAATCAAGCAGTCTCATGCTGGCTCTTCTGCTCAAGCGCGTTCGATTTTACAAGGCTTGCCAGCTGACGTGGTCACCTTTAACCAAGTGACTGACGTCCAAGTATTGGCTGATCGCGGTCATCTCATTCCTGCCAACTGGAAAGAACTGCTACCAAACAGTAGCTCACCATACTATTCCACCACGGCATTTTTGGTGCGCAAAGGTAACCCAAAACACATTCAAGACTGGGGTGATTTGGCACGTGATGACGTTTCTTCTGTCTTCCCTAACCCAAAAACTTCTGGGAATGGACGTTACACCTACCTTGCGGCATTAGGTTATGCACAAAAGACCTTTGGCAAAGAAAATATTGCTAAGCAAGACACCTATCTAAAAACCTTCTTAAAACATGTGGCTGTGTTTGATACCGGCGGTCGTGGCGCTACCACCTCTTTTGTTGAACGTGGAATTGGTGATGTACTGATTACCTTTGAATCAGAAGTAAACAATATTCGTAACCAATACGGTGTTGATCAATACGAAGTCGTCGTCCCTAAAACTTCAATTTTGGCTGAATTCCCAGTTGCAGTGGTTGAGCGTAATGCAAAACGTAATGGCACGTTGGATGTTGCGAAAGAATATCTTTCATACCTTTACAGTGAAGACGCACAGCGTTTGCTCGCCGGCTTTAACTATCGCGTGCACAACGACAAAGTGGTTAGCGAGTTTGCTGATCATTTCCCGAAAGTGGAATTAATGACGGTTGAGCAGATTGTGGGCAGTTGGGATAACGCGATGAAAACCGAATTTGCCAATGGTGGTCGCTTAGATCAATTGCAACGTCGTTAA
- the cysM gene encoding cysteine synthase CysM translates to MAQFPSIESFVGNTPLVRLQRLNTEPTSTVLVKLEGNNPAGSVKDRPALNMILQAEARGEIQQGDTIIEATSGNTGIALAMAAAIKGYKMILIMPSNSTQERVDSMKAYGAELILVEGMEVARDLALQMQAEGKGKVLDQFNNPDNPDAHFKTTGPEIWQQTEGTITHFVSSMGTTGTIMGVSKYLKSQSEAVQIVGLQPAEGSSIPGIRRWPAEYLPGIFDAARVDQVLDVEEADAKETARELARIEGISAGISSGGAVYAALQIAKQNPGSVVVAIVCDRGDRYLSSGLFS, encoded by the coding sequence GTGGCACAATTTCCCTCTATCGAATCTTTTGTTGGCAATACGCCACTAGTACGTCTGCAACGATTGAACACCGAACCAACCAGTACTGTACTCGTTAAACTGGAAGGCAATAACCCTGCAGGCTCAGTAAAAGATCGTCCAGCGCTGAATATGATTCTTCAAGCCGAAGCAAGAGGCGAAATTCAACAAGGTGACACCATCATCGAAGCCACCAGCGGTAACACGGGTATTGCATTGGCGATGGCTGCGGCAATTAAAGGCTACAAGATGATTCTGATCATGCCGTCGAACTCAACTCAAGAACGTGTTGATTCCATGAAAGCCTATGGGGCCGAGCTTATTCTCGTTGAAGGGATGGAAGTGGCACGCGACCTTGCTCTGCAAATGCAAGCAGAAGGTAAAGGCAAAGTGCTAGACCAATTTAATAACCCTGATAACCCAGACGCTCATTTCAAAACGACAGGTCCAGAGATCTGGCAACAAACCGAAGGAACGATCACTCACTTTGTCTCTAGTATGGGCACCACTGGTACTATCATGGGCGTGTCTAAATATTTAAAATCGCAAAGCGAAGCGGTACAAATTGTTGGTCTACAACCAGCAGAAGGCAGCTCTATCCCTGGTATTCGCCGCTGGCCAGCGGAATACCTACCAGGTATTTTTGATGCAGCTCGCGTTGACCAAGTGCTTGATGTGGAAGAAGCCGACGCAAAAGAAACTGCCCGTGAACTCGCTCGTATTGAAGGCATTAGTGCTGGTATCAGTTCAGGTGGTGCGGTCTATGCAGCGCTACAAATTGCTAAACAAAATCCAGGTTCAGTTGTAGTCGCTATCGTTTGTGACCGTGGCGATCGTTACCTTTCATCTGGTCTCTTTTCTTAA
- a CDS encoding heme-degrading domain-containing protein, protein MMTLNEVIEQEKQLQLPLFNNDIAWQLGLKIKELAESRNKTVVIEVYAFGQTLFQYSMQGTCIDQLDWMRRKRNAVLRYNKSSYQIALYNQAKQRVFEEMPHIDNQEYCGHGGSFPIRIQGCGLIGTVTTSALSAEEDHALVAEALTAIKHELEQSLFSR, encoded by the coding sequence ATGATGACGTTAAATGAAGTGATAGAACAAGAGAAGCAGTTGCAACTGCCTCTTTTTAATAATGACATTGCTTGGCAATTAGGATTAAAAATTAAAGAGTTGGCAGAATCTCGCAATAAAACGGTTGTTATTGAAGTGTACGCATTTGGGCAAACCCTGTTTCAATATTCGATGCAAGGCACCTGTATCGATCAGTTGGATTGGATGCGCCGCAAACGTAATGCCGTACTGCGTTACAACAAAAGCAGTTACCAAATCGCCTTGTATAACCAAGCAAAACAGCGTGTTTTTGAAGAAATGCCGCACATCGATAACCAAGAATACTGCGGCCACGGAGGCTCTTTCCCGATCCGAATTCAAGGCTGTGGCCTTATCGGCACTGTTACCACCTCCGCATTAAGTGCTGAAGAAGACCACGCTTTAGTGGCCGAGGCCCTCACCGCAATTAAGCATGAGTTGGAACAATCTCTATTTAGCAGATAA
- a CDS encoding PhoX family protein, which translates to MSQPSQVTDNTRRRMLQFLAGAPLLPLASGMIGSSVSSLAFASDSNASLKSVRFISMDAPTLANPAAMAKTTIDSAMQLTFSDGSTREVKLAYQPFFITGDRVPDGKGNTVVAGGYYDIHNKPILDPTANNRQFFSDCPDGSSLLTIPNAQVDGVYGNPVFAVVQFEYTTQNGAKEDMYGQLPSPIAVLTLDQNPMTGELKLVKYSNVDTSSVGGLWITCGASLSPWGTHLSSEEYEPDASDLNNAEFKGFSRHLFGDENHANPYNYGHLPEVTVQPDGTGRIAKHYCLGRISHELVQVMPDERTVLMGDDATNGGLFMFIADKKRNLSAGTLYVAKWKQTESKGPGAGDIHWMKLGHATSQEIKKLIDGGIKAADIMDIRTKNPNDNSFTHIRYSGKDNWVKLKPGMEKAATFLETHRYAALKGASLGFTKMEGTTVNIADKKAYSAMSYIYKSMTDGTTDIHVEGPKAGAVYEHTLKGNQRDLDGHAIDSEWVSTHMHVPYNLVGEDLAKADALGNTANANRIANPDNIKFSEKLRTLFIGEDSGNHVNNFLWAYHVDTGELSRIISCAAGAESTGLHAVDEINGWTYIMSNAQHPGDWESPLHDKVKDILDPYIKANYKGGYGSAVGYITGMPKLS; encoded by the coding sequence ATGTCTCAACCATCACAAGTGACTGATAATACACGACGTCGTATGTTGCAATTTTTGGCTGGCGCACCACTATTGCCTCTTGCCAGTGGCATGATTGGCAGCAGCGTTAGTTCATTGGCTTTTGCCTCCGACAGCAACGCCTCGCTAAAGAGCGTACGTTTTATTTCTATGGATGCCCCAACACTGGCGAACCCAGCGGCGATGGCAAAGACAACCATCGACTCTGCAATGCAGTTAACCTTTAGTGATGGTTCAACGCGCGAAGTAAAATTGGCATACCAACCGTTTTTTATCACTGGCGATCGCGTGCCAGATGGCAAAGGAAATACCGTCGTTGCGGGTGGCTACTACGATATCCACAACAAGCCGATTCTTGACCCAACCGCCAACAATCGTCAATTTTTCTCCGACTGCCCAGATGGTTCAAGCCTATTAACCATTCCTAACGCTCAAGTAGATGGCGTGTATGGCAATCCAGTTTTTGCCGTGGTGCAGTTTGAATACACCACGCAAAACGGCGCGAAAGAGGACATGTATGGTCAATTGCCATCTCCTATCGCAGTGCTGACGTTAGACCAAAACCCAATGACGGGCGAATTGAAGCTGGTGAAATACAGCAATGTTGACACTTCATCGGTGGGCGGTTTATGGATTACGTGTGGCGCAAGCCTCTCTCCTTGGGGTACACACCTTTCCAGTGAAGAGTATGAGCCTGACGCATCTGATCTTAACAACGCTGAATTTAAAGGCTTTAGCCGTCATCTTTTTGGTGATGAAAACCACGCGAATCCTTATAACTACGGTCATTTACCAGAAGTGACTGTACAACCAGACGGCACAGGCCGTATTGCCAAGCATTACTGCCTTGGTCGTATTTCTCACGAGTTAGTCCAAGTCATGCCTGATGAACGTACGGTACTAATGGGTGATGATGCGACCAATGGCGGCCTTTTTATGTTCATTGCAGATAAAAAGCGCAATTTATCAGCAGGTACTCTGTATGTCGCTAAATGGAAGCAGACTGAAAGCAAGGGCCCAGGTGCAGGCGATATCCATTGGATGAAACTGGGTCACGCAACCAGTCAAGAGATCAAGAAACTGATTGATGGTGGTATTAAAGCCGCCGATATCATGGATATTCGTACTAAGAACCCGAATGACAACAGCTTTACGCACATTCGCTACTCAGGCAAAGATAACTGGGTCAAACTCAAACCTGGAATGGAAAAGGCGGCAACGTTCCTTGAAACGCACCGTTATGCTGCGCTGAAAGGTGCTTCACTTGGCTTTACTAAAATGGAAGGCACCACAGTGAACATTGCCGATAAGAAAGCCTACTCTGCTATGTCTTACATCTACAAAAGTATGACCGATGGTACTACCGATATTCATGTTGAAGGCCCTAAAGCTGGCGCAGTGTATGAACATACACTGAAAGGCAATCAACGCGATTTGGATGGGCACGCGATCGACAGTGAATGGGTTTCCACACATATGCATGTGCCTTATAACCTAGTAGGTGAAGACTTAGCAAAAGCAGATGCACTTGGCAATACCGCGAATGCAAACCGTATCGCAAACCCAGATAACATTAAGTTCTCTGAAAAATTGCGTACACTCTTTATCGGTGAAGACAGTGGCAACCATGTCAACAACTTCTTGTGGGCATACCATGTCGATACTGGCGAATTGTCGCGCATCATCTCTTGTGCCGCAGGTGCTGAATCGACAGGGCTTCACGCAGTTGATGAAATCAACGGTTGGACCTACATCATGAGTAACGCTCAGCACCCAGGTGATTGGGAAAGCCCACTACATGACAAAGTGAAAGACATTCTCGACCCGTACATCAAGGCCAATTACAAAGGGGGTTATGGTTCGGCGGTCGGCTACATCACAGGTATGCCAAAACTGAGCTAG
- a CDS encoding cyclophilin-like fold protein translates to MNKFSRDDRQVYRLSTAKKWWRRTSGSLLSLAFAFSISGVSLPINAMDHHLDLESSTMKIRFVFDDQTIHATLDDTPSTRAFVRQLPLSFELEDYASTEKIAYLPEKLTREGAPSGTSARAGDIAYYAPWGNLVIFYRDFGHANGLIHLGKIDAGLKRFTSGKSMEVTIELDD, encoded by the coding sequence GTGAACAAATTTAGTCGCGATGATCGCCAAGTTTACCGGCTGAGTACGGCAAAAAAATGGTGGCGACGAACGTCGGGTTCCCTATTGTCACTGGCGTTTGCTTTTTCCATATCTGGTGTGTCGCTACCGATTAATGCGATGGACCATCACTTAGATTTAGAGAGTTCTACGATGAAAATTCGTTTTGTTTTTGACGATCAAACTATTCACGCAACGCTCGATGACACGCCTTCTACTCGTGCTTTCGTGCGTCAATTACCTTTGTCATTCGAATTGGAAGATTACGCAAGTACCGAAAAAATCGCCTATCTGCCAGAAAAGCTCACTCGTGAAGGTGCTCCTTCAGGTACATCAGCTCGCGCCGGTGATATCGCCTACTACGCGCCGTGGGGCAATCTGGTGATCTTTTATCGCGATTTTGGTCATGCGAATGGTTTGATTCATTTGGGAAAAATCGATGCGGGCTTGAAACGGTTTACGTCAGGCAAGTCGATGGAAGTGACGATTGAGCTAGATGACTAA
- a CDS encoding MalY/PatB family protein, whose translation MTDFDQVAYFDQVIERKGSGSYKWDSVEQENALPMWVADMDFATSPAIVEALMRRVQHGIFGYAKVPDVYYQELLSWFARRYDFAIERDWVLYTSGVVPAVSAAIKALSMSGNGVIVQTPVYNCFFSSIRNMGCQVIENTLINREGYYEIDFEDLEQKAQDPNNTVLLLCNPHNPVGRVWTKAELLRIGEICFAHGVKVISDEIHCDLVFPGHKHQPFADLGPEFLSNTVTCHAPSKSFNIAGLQIANIIVPNPELRLRIDKALNIHEVCDVNPFGIEALIAAYRDSERWFDALLCYLYGNYQFVAEFIQREIPTLKLTKQEATYLAWIDCRELGLPAEKLVDLLAQHALLILSPGTLFGDAGEGFLRLNMACPRSVLAEGLQRLKMGVMACEQI comes from the coding sequence ATGACCGATTTTGACCAAGTGGCTTATTTTGACCAAGTCATAGAACGCAAGGGTAGCGGAAGTTATAAATGGGATTCTGTTGAGCAGGAGAATGCTTTGCCGATGTGGGTCGCTGATATGGATTTTGCTACTTCTCCCGCGATTGTTGAGGCATTAATGCGACGTGTTCAGCATGGCATTTTCGGTTACGCCAAAGTTCCAGACGTGTACTACCAAGAGTTGTTGAGTTGGTTTGCTCGTCGCTATGATTTTGCGATTGAGCGCGATTGGGTACTGTATACCTCAGGCGTTGTGCCTGCGGTTTCGGCAGCGATCAAAGCGTTGAGCATGTCAGGTAATGGCGTGATTGTGCAAACGCCAGTATACAACTGCTTTTTTAGCTCCATTCGGAATATGGGGTGCCAAGTAATTGAAAATACGTTGATTAACCGTGAAGGTTACTACGAAATCGATTTCGAAGATCTGGAGCAAAAAGCGCAAGATCCAAACAACACCGTATTGTTATTGTGTAACCCACATAACCCAGTGGGTCGGGTTTGGACAAAAGCAGAACTGCTACGTATTGGCGAAATCTGTTTTGCTCATGGCGTGAAAGTGATCAGCGATGAGATTCACTGCGATTTGGTGTTTCCTGGGCATAAGCATCAGCCTTTTGCTGATTTAGGCCCAGAATTTCTCAGCAATACAGTGACCTGTCATGCGCCAAGTAAATCATTCAATATTGCCGGATTGCAAATCGCTAACATCATTGTGCCAAATCCAGAGTTACGCTTACGTATTGATAAGGCACTGAATATTCATGAAGTGTGCGATGTGAACCCGTTTGGTATTGAGGCGTTGATCGCCGCTTATCGAGATAGTGAACGCTGGTTCGATGCGCTGCTTTGCTATCTTTATGGTAACTATCAATTTGTTGCTGAGTTTATTCAGCGGGAAATTCCAACGCTCAAGCTAACCAAACAAGAGGCGACCTATCTAGCGTGGATTGATTGTCGTGAGTTGGGACTGCCCGCCGAAAAATTGGTTGACCTTCTCGCGCAACATGCCCTGCTCATATTAAGCCCTGGAACCTTATTTGGTGACGCTGGCGAGGGGTTCCTGCGGTTGAATATGGCTTGTCCGCGTAGCGTCTTAGCCGAGGGATTACAGAGACTAAAAATGGGAGTCATGGCCTGTGAACAAATTTAG
- a CDS encoding DUF3737 family protein — MTATTLEKQLIKETFFEGERPLFACENTTLEKVRFYPGESALKHSKHMIAKECEFMGKYPFWHSDDVVLENSVFTVYGRAAIWYTQNMVMRHCKVEAPKMFRKVSHLTVENTVFSSAGETLWWCDHVTLNTVQLKGADYVFMHGEHIDINDMNLQGNYSFQEAKNVVIRNSHLDSKDAFWESENVTVYDSVIEGEYLGWHSKNLRLVNCTIRGEQPFCYAENLILENCIMGEDTELGFEYSTVEADIQSHVMSIKNPKGGYIRALSVGEIIIDKHCINPGACVIDVVE, encoded by the coding sequence ATGACCGCTACGACGTTGGAAAAACAATTAATAAAAGAGACCTTTTTTGAAGGTGAGCGCCCATTATTTGCGTGTGAAAACACCACGTTGGAAAAAGTTCGTTTTTATCCAGGGGAGTCTGCGCTCAAGCATTCCAAACACATGATCGCCAAAGAGTGTGAGTTTATGGGTAAGTATCCATTTTGGCATAGCGATGATGTCGTACTTGAGAACAGTGTGTTTACCGTTTATGGCCGTGCGGCGATTTGGTACACCCAAAATATGGTGATGCGTCATTGCAAAGTTGAAGCGCCGAAAATGTTTCGTAAGGTGTCGCATCTTACGGTGGAAAATACCGTCTTCTCTTCTGCTGGCGAAACCCTGTGGTGGTGTGACCACGTGACCTTGAACACGGTGCAACTGAAAGGGGCTGATTACGTCTTTATGCATGGCGAACATATCGACATCAACGATATGAACCTACAAGGTAACTACTCATTCCAAGAAGCCAAAAATGTCGTGATTCGTAACTCTCATCTTGACTCAAAAGATGCCTTTTGGGAGTCGGAAAACGTGACGGTTTACGACAGTGTTATTGAAGGTGAATACCTTGGTTGGCACTCAAAAAATCTTCGGTTGGTGAATTGCACTATTCGCGGTGAACAACCTTTCTGTTATGCAGAGAATCTCATTTTGGAGAACTGCATCATGGGTGAAGATACTGAACTTGGGTTTGAATATTCCACCGTAGAAGCGGATATCCAGTCCCATGTGATGAGCATTAAAAATCCCAAAGGTGGCTATATCCGAGCACTTTCTGTCGGGGAGATCATCATTGATAAGCACTGCATTAATCCCGGTGCCTGCGTGATTGATGTTGTGGAGTAA
- a CDS encoding carboxymuconolactone decarboxylase family protein yields the protein MSESALNKRQIAIIPIAAQTASGDIDGLKVSLNKGLDAGLTVNEIKEILVQMYAYTGFPRSLNGLGAFMGVLQERKEKGIKDEIGKEASALPADYDSLQDGTANQTQLIGVEVKGPLFDFAPAIDQYLKAHLFGDIFARDVLSWQDRELATIAALANLKGAGSQLGSHYAISMHNGLTEPQIRAFIEVLRQTIDEQTATDAAQVFDQVLAARR from the coding sequence ATGTCAGAATCAGCCTTAAATAAAAGACAAATCGCCATCATTCCAATCGCTGCCCAGACAGCCAGCGGCGACATTGATGGACTCAAAGTCAGCTTAAATAAAGGACTGGATGCGGGGTTAACCGTTAATGAAATCAAAGAGATTTTGGTTCAAATGTACGCTTACACTGGTTTTCCGCGCAGCCTTAACGGTCTAGGCGCTTTCATGGGCGTACTACAAGAACGTAAAGAAAAAGGCATTAAAGACGAAATCGGTAAAGAAGCATCTGCTCTACCCGCCGATTACGACAGCTTACAAGACGGTACGGCTAACCAAACACAATTGATTGGTGTGGAAGTCAAAGGCCCACTATTTGACTTCGCTCCAGCGATTGACCAATACCTTAAAGCCCATTTATTTGGCGATATTTTTGCTCGTGATGTACTTAGCTGGCAAGACCGCGAACTTGCGACCATTGCCGCTCTTGCAAACCTGAAAGGAGCAGGCAGTCAGCTAGGCTCACACTACGCCATCAGTATGCACAATGGGTTAACTGAACCTCAAATTCGTGCTTTCATCGAAGTGTTGCGTCAAACCATTGATGAGCAGACTGCAACCGATGCTGCGCAAGTGTTTGACCAAGTTCTCGCAGCTCGTCGCTGA